The genomic stretch CATTTTTACACACCACTAATGTCCAGCAGCAAAACACTATGGGgtacattcagcagcagcagccacaaatgcagcagctgtcactagcgcagcagcagccgcaacagcaacagcaacaaagaCAATACCAACATTCCCAAAACCAGACTGGCAGCATTTCAGACTTCAGAAATATGCTGACTCGGTAGCGCCGTGAACTTTATTGGTGCGCTGAGATCTGTGACGCAGCCGTGCAGGTGGCTTGATTATGTTGCATTTGGAAGTCAGACTTGACGCCCAGTTTCGCCGTGGAAATCCTTGAAAAAACAAAGTTGCTCGTAGTGACCTTACTTTTGATGTGAAGCTGTCTGTGTGGAGGAAGTCGGCCTGTACGTCACTGGAGTGGAAACACAAGCGGAGGCTGCACTGGCCTGACGCACTGTGCCCCTCATCACCGGGCTGTGCGGTATCAAGAAGATTATTAAgaagacactaacatgtttacatgtggaCGTTTTCATCTAACAGAGTTTCCTTCTGTGTCTGTTGGCACTTTGGTACCACCCCCCTATCCAAAAGtagaatatttattttctccTAATATAATGTTCTATTTTCTCTGCTAATAATGAGATTACTTTTCAGATCTACACCTCAACATTGCCTCCTCAgtgacagaacattatcaccCCTGATTTTTTAATCTCCAGTGATGATAATCTCCTAAAAGGGATATGTATACATGAAAACTCTGTACATCTCAGTGTTGCTCCCATTTtgtctacaaaaaaaaacaatgattgaATTGTAGGTATGTTCACAGCGAGTCACTAAAGAAGGGCTTCATTGTGCACATTGTGAGATCATATCAAAAATTAAAAGTAGAGTTTAGATGTAACCGGGTACAGTGGTCAGCTGTTGGATTTTTGAAAATGATTATGAAGGTCTATCTAGATTTTTAAAGCCTCAATCTGGGACTGAAGAAGTGGTGCTGTAACTCTTCACCTTTTCTCACTTAGATTAAAGCTCAGAGCTCAGAAGCTGCAACTTCAGGTGTTTGTGATAAACAGCTACCAGAAAATGAGGGGGAAAATTGTGCCTTCAACTATGGATTATCCATGGTGTGGATTGATGGGTGTGACTGATTATGGCTTTAAAAATCCAGCTCAGGTCTATTTGAAATACAAAGGTATATTTTCATAAGGTCATAAAAACATCTAGATTTGTATTGATATATTacaattatatatatgtatgtatacatatatatatatatatatatatatatatatatatatatatatatatatatactggaTGACTTTTAAAACCTCATGCCCAATAATTAAATCCTAACTTTTTCTTTCCGTGATGATAGTATAATTAATAAGATTCATTTATCTTTTTACTCAGCCCCTAATGAAATAATTTCATTGCTATTTATTGCATGTAAATTTGAAACAATATATGGGATTAAAAAATAGTTTTATACACTAAATTTCcaatttgatttttattttgttcatatAAATGTTGAAAGGTCAACACCGGTCGTGGTGCAACACCATCGTGTATGTGGcaacatacacaacaacaactgctcATGACTTTGCTGAATATTATGGGAACATTGAGAATTGatgtgagggaaaaaaacaagcagatttAATCATATTTACCATACATAAATGAATCTTATATTAATGACAATCAGACAAGCAACGTACAACAGCACAGAAACTGTCTGTCCCGTCTCTATCTGTAATTCAAATTCAAAAATCTTCTGTCAATAAACTCGTCTCTCTAAATGATCAGCAGCTTTCCAGGAATTCTCACTATGGAACTTGTGCTACACAAAAGCAGCTTATAATGCTCAATATTACAACTATGGTctctacacacactcatacatccTAGTTCCATTCAAGACTGGTGCTGTTCATATTGGACGACAACTGTCAGAACACTTTTAGCATGTACGTTCAGTGCCGTTTTCCACTTTTCTATGTGCAATGTCAATTTGAAGAAAAGAATGTTAATTTATactgttttaaatgtttccGAGCAGATGTACGATGTATATAGAGGTGTATAATAAGCTGTTGTACCATGTAAATTATATGGAAGTATTTTTGTAATGAAAACTGTCCTAACATTCCTTACAAGATACAAGATGTGTCCATTGAAGATTTTAAGTATGATTACACAGGACTTTTGTCTGCATGGTAATGTGGAGGAAAGTTTCTCCCAAACATGAgataaaacaaccaaacacacaggAGCTCTGGAGTAAAGGGGCGTACTGTAGGTTCACCCTGATAATGATAAAAATGGGCATGAATCCCTAATAGCAGGTTGCAGCTGTGTACAGTAACAGTAATGAACAGTTATTCAGCCAAGCCACAAAAAAAGTGCAATTGTACATCATCAAAGAGTTCTAGACAACTGATGCTATTTTCAGTCTTTGTTTATTCATCTCTATGCTTCCGCACATTTAGCAAAGAAACAGTCCATAAAGGTTCATTCAGCCAGAAACTCAAGAGGTGCCATAGACAACTTTCAATATAATCACAACTACTGAAAAAATATCTCAAATTTGCAGAGTATCACACCTTTGGGTGATTCCTCCATCATTCAGAGAAGATTTTAGCCCACGTCTGTACACAAAATAACTGTTATTATGTTGTTTGCCTTGCCAAGGTGGTCGAGCGAAGGTCTGCTTAAACTCCACTGTGCTCCACCTAAATGATTTTGCTTTGgatgtgagattttttttttgttttagacaTGTGTCACAGAAATTATTGTATATACTCCATCTGTTCCAGGTTGATACTGGTTTATTCCTCCCCCCCAACCTTCAGAATGCTTTTCTCCTCTTCATGGGGTTTTTCATTTGAGCGTCACTGTTTTTGAAAGTATGTGAATTTAATCACATGTACGTTTTCTGATTTGTAAAAAATAATGACTGACACCTTCTAAGTGTGAGTGTGGGCGGTCAGATCAATGCTTTCTGTGTAAGATTTGCCAGgacatgaacaaaaaaaacatttctgcagttTCAGTGCAGAAACATTgaatatatattgtataatagaatgtaaaaaaaaaacaaaacaaaaaactttagGCTACATAGTTGTCTATTTTATATGTCTAATAGATTACATATGTATGTTAcatgattttaaaattaaagTAATTTTGTAACAGATAATGAAGTGTCTTATTAGAGGAGGTGAGGCTTTTTGTGCGTTCAATGTGGTGGTTGGTGTTGCACAGTCACTTGTATggcttgttttctttctgtattCACCATCAAAATAagctttaaaatgttgttaaCATTGTTTCAAAAGAAATTAACAAGTTAAGTTTACATTCTAAAGTATCTTGACATTAATTATGATATACTGAATTATTTATAAATCAACCTGAATATTGTGAAATATttggaaataaatatttttaaacataTGTATTGTTATGAGCAATCAACATTTCTATTTTCACATCAGAAAGCTGAAAGAGCTGAAAAAAGATTCAGCAGGGTGAGCAGAAAGGGTTTGACATCAGCAcaaattatgtattttaaaaaagcTGTCTTATTTatttgtagaaaactgtacaaATTAGTTAGCATTTACTGTACATAGGTAATCAGAATTTACAAGTATCACATTGAGGTTTGGTTTATAAAACAGTCCTCCATCTATCCAAAATAATTAAATCAAATAATTTATGCTGATACTCTTGTGTAGACACTAGTCAAGAGAAACTTCTGTCACTTTGTACACCTTGCTGATCAGGATCTCCACTTTATCTCCACCAAGATGGCAAATGTCCAAGATACACACGACgtgtgtgtcctccagctcGCTGGCAGTCACCAAGATCTCccctgaaaaagaaaatgagtgAAAATGAGAGTGAAAGACTTGTGTACTATATGCCAACAGCTGTGTTTTGCTTCTACCTGGTTCGGGAAGGGCTATATCACTGTTGCTGGCTGGATCGGTGAGAGGGCAAAGAAAACCTGATGAGAGGCAAGACAGCATTGTGTTGCCATGGGGATCCTGAGGAAGACCTACAGCCCGGGGCTCATTGCAGCTCATCACGGGAGAATATGCAGCATCAACCGCTATCTGCTTGTTAATGCCTGCACAAAATGAGAGACTGGTTTTAATGAAGCATGCATCAGTTATGTTTTCTATTAGGCAACAAACAGGAGAGTTGTGATTCTAGCAGCTGTTGTACAATTGAACAGTGCTTAAATGGAACAGAAGATCATacaatatatcatatatataagAGATAAATGAAGATGAAAAATATACGACAAATAAAGGTCAGTTAGCTCAGGTTAAGACAGAATTTTTGTCCAGGTCCAGGAAATGTCAGGAAAAAGCTTTACCTAATATTGTCACTTGGTAGTATCCTGGACACGGCACTGTTGGGATGGCGTCAGCAGATTGCTCCGGAGTCCATCGCATTGGCTGAAGGTTGCTCCACTGCTGGAGGACGCCTTTCTCATCAAATGTAAACCTTCGAGAGACACTGTCCTGGTACAGTCCACCTTCACACAGATGTTCAGAAACTTCTTGTTGTTGATTAGGCCAGCTGCTGCTTTCCCAAAATAAAGCATCAGGAGCTGATggaagacataaacaatggtggtGACAGTCTATCAGGACACAGTGCAGTGAAGGTGACAGCACAGTAATTCACCTTCATTTGTACTTTGCAGTTCTGAGTGTTGAACCTCTTCAGATGCAGACAcagcctcttcttctccttcttcatcAATTCTACAGGAGCAATGAAAGGTTTCAAATGGTTAACTGGTGGAATCCAGCAGATAAAAATGAACTATCATACCTCATTTGAATTCTTCGTTTCTTTTTGCTCACAGAGCTATCAGAAGAGATAGATGTTAAATTGTCCTGCTCTCGTGTTGAGGGTTGATTGTGTGTATCTGATCCAGCTGATTCACACAAGCCACTGGAaacctgcagagaaaaacacgGTTTGATTTTTTGCAGAGCAGTTGTTACTGCTGGAAAGACTCGTTAAAATGATATGCATTACCTCTTTCTCTTGTGTTCCTCGTAGTTCTGCGTTCTTCAGGTTTTTCATGTACCTTACTGCCGCAATCTGGCCTTGGATTGCAAGTTTTTTATGTTCTCGGTATTGCAGGGTCTCTAACTCCATCTTAAGGTCAGATGCAGCAACCAGAGGAACTTGAGCTTAAGGTGGAGAATTTTGAAATATAAGTTTAAAAAGGAGGCACATCTTAATACTAAAAAAACTTGTGTTATTCTGTTTCCCCCTTACCTGAGGTATCTGCCATTGACTGTGCAAATGTCTGCTGGGGGTGAGGGTAGCAATAATGACCACCAACAGCCGTCTTCTGGAGAACAATATTGTCCTTCAGAGTCTTGGTCCATTGAATGAAACTCTTCACTGTGGGGTCACTTACATATGGCTGCCCTTTGTGATAGCCTGATGTGAACAAAGATAGTAAATTAttgttaataattaattatatgACACATAATGTTACTGCTTTGCTAACCTGTGATGAACATTTGGGTCTCGCAGCTGCTTGTGAGGTACGGTAATGAGCCTTCGACTTGACATACCCTCATCTGGGTGCAAACCAAGTAGGTCACTATGGATGATGATGACATAATGAAATAATCACTAACATGCTAGTACTCATTAAAAATTGCCCCATACAGCTAACTTACTTGgacaaatataattaaaaacttCTGTttgagaagaggagaaaagctCAAGGATAAAAGGCTGGTTTGATGTTCCATCCACTGCATGGACCCAGCGATACGTCCAATATTTTTCAGGACCTACaaggtgaaataaataaatcaataaattagAAAACAAAAGCTTTGGGTCAggttaaaaaatacattattcagTTTATAGATAAAATATGAACAGTTCTCACCTTTGTTCCCTTTGCTCTTGACTCTTTCAACACGCCCAACAAATGTTACCAAACCAATAACATCACATGCAGAATTATTTTCAAGTTTCTCCAATTCTGACCTGCAGAAAAAGCACAGTAACATAGCATAGAGGCCTTTGTGAAATCAAAGAGAATCAAAAGAAAGTGGAGTGATAAAACAACTCGTTACCTGGAGGTGAACTGGTAGGAAACCACAGGCAACGCCCACTGAGGCAGAACACTCTTTGATGAGACTACAGTGATGACTGAAGCAGGGTTACGGGGGTTCAGGCAGATTTCTAGGGAGAACACAAATGTATACAACATTAGTAAACAAGTATTAGACCTTTCATATGCCAGAAAAATCATTTTGTGCTGAATGATGACTGTTTTACGACTGCTGTGCTGAatcataaagaataaaaaacagATAATTGATGGTTTGTAGttacttttaaaatgtgatcaGTAATTATATACATACCCATGGAGTTAAAGGTCTTCATTCTGTGGTGGTCCATTTGTGGTCGTGATCGGTTTGAATAGCTCTGCTTCAGGGTGTAATTTTGGAGGTACAACACTGTGCCAACGTTCAGTCTCTGGTAAAACTCCGGACAAAGTTCGTTCCAAAGTACGAGCGACATGGTTCCACTCTGGTCAGCAACTTCAAAGTATGCCTGAACGATAAGAAAGCATGAGGTACAATCTGTTACAACATGAAAGTATTGTCCTGTTCACTTCTTGTTAGTGATAGATTTGGACTAACCTGATAGGGGTAATCAATCTTGAGCCCAAACTTCCCATAATACCTTAACCTAGATTTGTGTATTATCTTAACTAGGAGGGGGAGAGGCTTCCATGTGCTTCTAAAGCAAGACTCCAGACTGGAAAGGAGCGTAACCTTGGACACTGTTGAAATGAGGACGCCATAAATTCATCATTAGGATTTCAATTGCATTTTGGTAGGCATCAGTATTGTTGCCTCACACTACAATCtccatttatatataaatataaataatgcGACGTTATGTGCAGGCATTAATGGCTAAATACAAATATCAATATACATTTGAGTTGTGTAAACTACAtgtaacagcaacaacaacatctcaccgtccagcactgtgtcagaTGTGGGAGCCCCTGAGATCCAGATGTCTCCCTCTGGATCGTCGTTGTTCCACAGCGACAGGTAGTGTTTGCGGTTCACCTGAAGCGGAACATCGCTTTGCAGCACCACACTCCTCTCCATGCCATGCTTCACCAGAAGAGGCAGTGAACTGACATCGTTTATGCGGGACAGGACAGCAGATCGATATGTTCCACAGCTGATCTTTTCAATGCAAATGTAGCCATGTCCCAGCCTCCTCTCGTTGTAAACAAAGGAGCATTGCTCGATGCGGATGTCCGCCCCAGTCCTCAGAGTGTTTTTGTGCACCAGGTGATTTAAAGTCGGGTGAACAAAACATTTAGCTCGCCACACTCCGTCAGTAACAGTCAGGTCGTAGCTGTAGCTGtctacctgctgctgttcttcagGTTGCTCAGATAAGTACCTCTGAAGTGCAATGACAGCAACAGGAGCGGTCTGCTCAGGTCTGAGTTTTAGGCACTGTGTGGATGCTAACCGCTCTAGTATTCTCTGGAGGAACGACACTTGAGAAACACCCGTCACGACCGAGGAACACGACGAGTTATCATCCATTATAGACAAGTTATTTGTCACACTAGCTCATGTTAGCTTTTTGGCTAACACTGTTTTAGGAACATTAACAATTACCCCTTAATTACCAGCGTTTAAAAGTACTCGGATATTCTAGTAGTATCGGAAAGTAGGAAAATACTATTTTAAGTTAACATACAAAACTTAAAACCAAATATATATAGTTTTAGGAGAGGGCTCACTTGTGAAGTTTCAGTTACCGCTGGCTAACGTTACAAACAAGTCGGTGCTGTTTGATTGCGTCACAATttgctttaaaataaacatgagCTGACAGAGCAAAACATCCACTTTCTACACGCGGTTAAGTTATATATCTGATGTTTACATACCAAACATTTGTCTCTGATTCTGAACTAGACGGCTAATGAACACAGGAAGTTTCTGCTTTTAAAATCCGCGCTGAGCTGAGAAAGGACCGGAAGACTGACGTCATCAACGCGACGAGCGAGGGTTGCTttctaaatataaatacattaaaatacattttaatatgaTCATCGTGTATGATatgattatcttatcttatatatatttgtattatttatattattataaattatcATATATTATAAGTTATTTCTGTGTATCAATAGGCTATAGTGTCAGGTGTAGCCTCCAtatagtttttagtttttttcatcGTCATTCATCATTTTAATCTTGGGCCCCATGCTACAATGTTATGCTTTATCTTTAGTTTATGCTCAGAATCTGCAGCACCAGCAGGTGGTGACTGGTGACCACTGCAAAATCATCATCACTCCGAGAACTCAACCACATCCTCTGTTGTTCAAATTGAGTTATTGCAAACCCACAACTTCAGACAGGAAGGGAGACCCATGACTtatgttttgcattttataCAGTCAatgatatatacatataatcGTTCATATAATTCTGTTAACATTATCTGAGGTACAATCTGTTACAACATGAAAGTATTGTCCTGTTCACTTCTTGTTAGTGATAGATTTGGACTAACCTGATAGGGGTAATCAATCTTGAGCCCAAACTTCCCATAATACCTTAACCTAGATTTGTGTATTATCTTAACTAGGAGGGGGAGAGGCTTCCATGTGCTTCTAAAGCAAGACTCCAGACTGGAAAGGAGCGTAACCTTGGACACTGTTGAAATGAGGACGCCATAAATTCATCATTAGGATTTCAATTGCATTTTGGTAGGCATCAGTATTGTTGCCTCACACTACAATCtccatttatatataaatataaataatgcGACGTTATGTGCAGGCATTAATGGCTAAATACAAATATCAATATACATTTGAGTTGTGTAAACTACAtgtaacagcaacaacaacatctcaccgtccagcactgtgtcagaTGTGGGAGCCCCTGAGATCCAGTATATAAAGTTTTGCATTTTATACAGTCAatgatatatacatataatcGTTCATATAATTCTGTTAACATTATCTGCTTAGTTTCACTGTTGGAACATTTGTCATATGTGAAGTGTGCACTGTGCATTTTCATTTTAGCTGTGTGGGAAGACCCCACCCTGTCTCAGTGTAACAGTGTCTTGCTTTATGCAAATAAGAcatagttttcagtgttttgtatAAGGTCCTGACTCTCCCACAAAAAGGCCTGACCTCAACTCCATGTGGCATTTTTTGGGATGAAAAGAAACACTGAAGTTCACCAGTGGCTGACTTCAGTAGTGGTCAAGTGGTTAATTTCACAACCACATGCTTGACATTAGCAATAATCTGTGCCTCTCACTCCATCAATATTAGGTAAAGGAGATTTGCCATTATTGCTGACCTGTTCCCAAAACTGCTGTTGCAACTTCCTGGCAGGGGATTGAGTTGTTTGTAACTTCCTTCAATGGAGCAACAGTTGCAAGTCTACTGCAGTATTACAGTTTATAAACTAAATCTGGCCTTTGCCTAACTTACTGCCTGGTGTTCACTTCTATTAACGAAGTCTAGATGCTGTGTGCATGGTCTTATTCACCACGGTCAAAAGTATCAATGAATCATTATATAGGCTTGTTTTATTGTCCACATTTCTTAATGAAATGACATAAATTATTGGAggaaataagacaaaaaaatgcatgtgtaAGGTTTTTAAGAGAAGGCTTTCTGTGTCTTGCACACCTATTGAATGTTTCACCATTTAATGTGGTTTGCAGAATGATTTTAGGTACCTTGAACAAACAGACTGACATTGACATTTAGAAAAGAACAGAGCTATAGAGATGTAGGCCTGGTGATTAGGGGATACCTTCCTCTGTCATTACTCCCATCCTAGTGTGTCTTTAAAGATGTAATCAAATACCATTTGTTTGCCAAGTTAAAAATTCTTAGTGTaccttttaaaagttttaaaatacACCCTTTAAATCTAATTCGCcattgtttgatgtttttatttgtatctattaaaatatttgatattttgttaTAGCTGAAGGCATAACATTTTCTTATGAAATAAATATCAGGAAATCATgggaaaattaattaattattcagCAGCTTTCCTTTTTAAGATTGACGCGCCCCCTGCCTGCTGTGGGGCCGCCTTTTGCTCAGGAACTACAATCCCAGAATGCCTCGCGGTTTTGGCAGCATTTCTTGTCGACGTGGGAAGGGAGGGATACGGACACAAACAAATGTCCACGGGCTCGCTGTTGGGGCTTGTTTCAGATAACCGTAACATGTCAGGTGCATTTGTTAGATAACTTCATGACAATAGAAACATGTGGCTCAAACCTGAGGAGATTCTGCTGAAAAACGCGTTTAAATTGTGGGTCACCGAGAAGGATAATGAGTATTTCGTACTGCAAAGGAGACGAGGGTACGGAGAAGGTGGTGGCGGTCTGACAGGTAATGTTAGCGGTTTTGTTATCGCCTCTCCCCTTGTTCAGGACAGCTGCTGCCGCTTGGTCAACCTCACGCATATACATAAGTTATTTAGGTATCTACTCAACATATATTTGCTTAGCTAATAATAAGCTATATGCTATGTATGGGGTGGGTGCTGCTATATAGCTATAGGAAAAATAGCCTCATTGCAACAGGTATGTCAAAATTACACGAGTCTTTTAGGCAGTGAACAGCTGGTTTTCAGGCAGTCTGTCAGAGAGAGGCTGTCTGTGTGGGTCAATATATTGTGTAATGTTTATTGGAGTTGACAAGGAGGGGGCAGCATGAAAAAAGTCTGTCAAATGCAGTTTCACTTCATTTCCTGTAGATTAAACAGTTCCTGGCATTGTGTTACAGACTGTGTAAAAACTTTTAGATACTGTCGTTTGATATTCACTCTCACTTGGACAATTTATCAGTGGTAATTTAATGTATATGTTGCAGGGCCATGCTCATTTTACCAGTGCCATTTTCACCACCTCAGTCACTTCAAGACCAGAggctagaaaaaaaataaataaaaaacattcttCAATTTGTAAAGTCACTGCAATGTCAGGGCCTGCTCGCTGGATAGTAAATGCATCAGCAAATCTGTGCAGACATTATTGCTTATTTGAGTTGTCATCACACTGTATGTCAAGTTAAGGCTTTGCTTAAAAAAGAGATATAGTGATATTTTTAGCAAGGAGAGTCCATTTAGcattttgttgctgtttgttaTATCAATCAAGTTGCATATATGGATTCATTCAACTTTGAAAATGATGTCATAGATGTAAGCTAAATAACTGAGTAATTCAATAAAGACTTAAATGAATGTTGTGCTGCATTTTACATGAAAGAAGATGAACTGTCATACATAATTTTTTCACAAGCAGCATGCTCCTTTTCATTTATACAACATCAAGTGCATCCTCCGGTCTTTAGTTCCAGCTGAACCCACTCTGTGAGCTTTTCATTTAGATGCAATCTGCATCACATGTAACTACTTCAGATCTCTGAAATCTGTTGTCATGTGACAGTATAAATGTAGTGCCAGTAATACAGCCAGTGACTGCAGATTAGGGTTTCTAACCACATACCAGAGCATGACAGTCGTAAGGTAATTAATAGATAATAAATGATAATGAATGGTGTTCTAGAAGACAGAAGTAGCCATGTCCTGTCTCACTGGATTAATGATAGTGGAGGTTAAATACTATGTGGTGGTACACAGCATGCTGCGCTTGAAACCTTTCCAGCAACAGTCCAGAAGTATCTATTTATGCGTTTGTGTGAGCTAGTGTGTAATGTGCATGCATTATATTTGGTTTGTTCATTTGCTACTTGGCAGCTCATAGAACATGTGGACAGTGGATCCATGTTCAGCACGTAGTATGGCGGTGCATGAGAGAGTGGTATCATTGCGACCTCGTTAATTATTCATGGAGGGCACGTCAGAGAGAAGTAGTAAAGGTAACAGATTTGGCTAATTTTAGTTCTGACATGGACCTGAGGGATCATTTATTTCCCCTGTCAGTATGGCTTTAAACACACTGTCTGCTATACAAGGATATAAAAAGAATGACTGAAGGGCTAGCTGATTtagtttaaattatttattttttccattgCTGTCAAATGGGtcaacacacaaaaagcagtTTTTTAGGTGGTCAGAACCTGTTTTAAAGACTTGTTTGGTTGTATATAAATCTAATATTTGTCATTCAGCTCTGTCACAAGTCATAGTACAGTTAAAAATATACATGTATTGTATGTTACAGGCCTCCTTGTTGGAACTCTGGATACAGTGTTGGACTCCACATCCAAAGTTGCTCCATACCGCATTTTGCACCACACGCCGGACTCACAAGTGTACTGGTCAATAGCATGTGGTATGTATTTTGCAGTCTAATGATTAATAGGAAAATGCATGGAAAACATACACAGTTGATGTCTTAAGGTCCAGGAAAGAACAGCCAGAACTACgatcaaagatttttttaatccaaattGTTTGaattatgtaaaaaatattacacataaaataaaaaagtgtaaaaaaaagtttagagGTTTGATAGTACCTGcagctaaaaaaataaagaacaaacgttactttttcttttcatcCCACTTACATGTTGACTCAGGTGTCACCAAGGAGGAGATTGTTCAGCACTGGGATTGGCTGCAGCAGAACATCATGAGGACGCTCTCTGTTTTTGATTCCAGCGAAGACATCACCA from Parambassis ranga chromosome 14, fParRan2.1, whole genome shotgun sequence encodes the following:
- the radx gene encoding RPA-related protein RADX → MDDNSSCSSVVTGVSQVSFLQRILERLASTQCLKLRPEQTAPVAVIALQRYLSEQPEEQQQVDSYSYDLTVTDGVWRAKCFVHPTLNHLVHKNTLRTGADIRIEQCSFVYNERRLGHGYICIEKISCGTYRSAVLSRINDVSSLPLLVKHGMERSVVLQSDVPLQVNRKHYLSLWNNDDPEGDIWISGAPTSDTVLDVSKVTLLSSLESCFRSTWKPLPLLVKIIHKSRLRYYGKFGLKIDYPYQAYFEVADQSGTMSLVLWNELCPEFYQRLNVGTVLYLQNYTLKQSYSNRSRPQMDHHRMKTFNSMEICLNPRNPASVITVVSSKSVLPQWALPVVSYQFTSRSELEKLENNSACDVIGLVTFVGRVERVKSKGNKGPEKYWTYRWVHAVDGTSNQPFILELFSSSQTEVFNYICPMTYLVCTQMRVCQVEGSLPYLTSSCETQMFITGYHKGQPYVSDPTVKSFIQWTKTLKDNIVLQKTAVGGHYCYPHPQQTFAQSMADTSAQVPLVAASDLKMELETLQYREHKKLAIQGQIAAVRYMKNLKNAELRGTQEKEVSSGLCESAGSDTHNQPSTREQDNLTSISSDSSVSKKKRRIQMRIDEEGEEEAVSASEEVQHSELQSTNEAPDALFWESSSWPNQQQEVSEHLCEGGLYQDSVSRRFTFDEKGVLQQWSNLQPMRWTPEQSADAIPTVPCPGYYQVTILGINKQIAVDAAYSPVMSCNEPRAVGLPQDPHGNTMLSCLSSGFLCPLTDPASNSDIALPEPGEILVTASELEDTHVVCILDICHLGGDKVEILISKVYKVTEVSLD